A stretch of Gemmatimonas aurantiaca T-27 DNA encodes these proteins:
- a CDS encoding MmcQ/YjbR family DNA-binding protein codes for MATQDDVRRIALSLPGAEEADDRFAFQVLVKDKPKGFTWVWLERIDPKKARIPNPRFLGVRTSSVAERDLMIAAEPRIFFTEPHYNGYPAVLVRLEEIPMAQLEVILVEGWRHVAPRELSALVE; via the coding sequence ATGGCCACCCAGGACGATGTGCGTCGCATTGCCCTGTCGTTGCCGGGCGCCGAGGAGGCGGACGATCGTTTCGCGTTTCAGGTGCTGGTGAAGGACAAGCCCAAGGGGTTCACCTGGGTGTGGCTGGAACGGATCGACCCGAAAAAGGCGCGCATTCCCAATCCGCGATTTCTGGGTGTACGCACCAGCAGTGTGGCCGAGCGGGATCTGATGATTGCCGCCGAGCCGCGGATTTTCTTCACAGAGCCACACTACAACGGATATCCCGCGGTGCTGGTACGTCTTGAAGAGATTCCGATGGCGCAGCTCGAGGTGATCCTGGTGGAAGGGTGGCGCCATGTTGCGCCGCGGGAGCTGAGCGCGCTGGTGGAGTAG
- the fabF gene encoding beta-ketoacyl-ACP synthase II: protein MSHHHTRVVITGMGLVSPLGASVNAAWTNLLAARSGIRALDADMIGEVTSRIAGVVPSASEPDGFDESRVITSKDAKKVDRFITLALAAAAEAVEQAQWKPETEEQRARTATVIASSMGGFLNISDAVRTTYDAGPRRLSPFTVPSFLPNMAAGWVSIRHGFKGPLGAPGTACAASLQAIGDAARIIRAGEADVAVCGGTEAALNLVGIGAFAAARALSTAFNDRPTEASRPFDTERDGFVIAEGAGVLVIESLGHAIARGATPIAEIVGYGTAADAYHITAGPETGDGAARSMRAALLQAQLAPERIGHVNAHATSTPVGDKAELAAMRAVFGTNPHTAISATKSATGHTLGAAGGVEAIFTALALRDQMLPPTLNLTNPDAATEGLNVVGPAARPWEFDYALSNGFGFGGVNASIVLRRWTGV from the coding sequence ATGAGTCATCACCACACCCGCGTCGTCATCACCGGCATGGGCCTCGTCTCGCCGCTCGGCGCTTCCGTCAACGCGGCCTGGACCAACCTGCTCGCGGCCCGCTCCGGCATTCGCGCGCTCGATGCCGACATGATCGGCGAGGTCACCAGCCGTATCGCGGGTGTCGTGCCCTCGGCGTCCGAACCCGATGGCTTCGATGAATCGCGCGTGATCACCAGCAAGGACGCGAAGAAGGTCGATCGCTTCATCACGCTGGCCCTCGCGGCCGCGGCCGAAGCGGTCGAGCAGGCGCAGTGGAAACCGGAGACCGAAGAACAGCGCGCCCGCACGGCCACGGTCATCGCGTCGAGCATGGGTGGCTTTCTCAACATCTCCGACGCCGTGCGCACCACGTACGACGCGGGCCCGCGGCGCCTGTCGCCGTTCACGGTCCCGTCGTTCCTGCCCAACATGGCGGCAGGCTGGGTGTCCATCCGTCACGGCTTCAAGGGGCCACTCGGCGCACCCGGCACGGCCTGCGCGGCCAGCTTGCAGGCCATCGGCGACGCGGCTCGCATCATCCGCGCGGGTGAAGCCGATGTGGCGGTGTGTGGTGGTACCGAGGCGGCGCTCAACCTCGTGGGCATCGGCGCGTTTGCCGCAGCGCGTGCACTCTCCACGGCATTCAATGACCGCCCCACTGAGGCATCACGTCCGTTCGATACCGAACGCGATGGCTTCGTGATCGCCGAGGGCGCGGGGGTGTTGGTGATCGAATCGCTGGGGCACGCCATCGCACGTGGTGCCACGCCCATCGCCGAAATCGTGGGCTATGGCACGGCCGCCGATGCCTATCACATCACGGCCGGTCCGGAAACCGGCGACGGGGCGGCCCGTTCCATGCGTGCAGCGCTGCTGCAAGCGCAGCTCGCGCCGGAACGCATCGGGCATGTGAATGCCCACGCCACGTCCACGCCCGTTGGGGACAAGGCCGAACTGGCGGCCATGCGCGCGGTGTTTGGCACCAATCCGCACACCGCCATCAGCGCCACCAAGTCGGCCACCGGCCACACGCTGGGCGCAGCCGGTGGTGTGGAAGCCATCTTCACGGCACTCGCCCTGCGCGATCAGATGCTGCCGCCCACACTCAATCTCACCAACCCCGATGCGGCCACCGAAGGCCTCAACGTGGTGGGGCCTGCGGCGCGCCCGTGGGAGTTCGACTACGCCCTGTCGAACGGGTTTGGGTTTGGTGGTGTGAACGCGAGCATCGTGCTGCGCCGGTGGACTGGCGTGTGA
- a CDS encoding DUF7674 family protein, whose product MSKLQSIAPGFGEYWNDPENLFRADDGSFTFHGMFVEFSHYVREEFELLDEATRVQLFQFAEECAAHRQRSDTELSNAVYTCFIENLTNEPISAQIRSYLGPKSLALFDAWDNPAGPDAA is encoded by the coding sequence ATGAGCAAGCTTCAATCGATCGCGCCCGGCTTCGGTGAGTACTGGAATGATCCCGAGAATTTGTTCCGCGCCGACGACGGTTCGTTCACGTTCCACGGAATGTTCGTAGAATTCAGCCACTACGTGCGGGAAGAATTTGAGTTGCTAGACGAGGCAACGAGAGTTCAGCTGTTTCAGTTCGCTGAAGAGTGCGCCGCGCATCGTCAGCGCTCAGATACAGAGCTCAGCAACGCCGTGTACACGTGCTTCATCGAAAACCTGACAAACGAGCCGATTTCGGCACAGATTCGCTCATACTTGGGTCCCAAGTCACTGGCACTTTTCGACGCGTGGGACAACCCCGCTGGTCCCGACGCCGCCTAA
- a CDS encoding TetR/AcrR family transcriptional regulator, translating to MRSYPSYLRSADRQAATVDSVVALAATTNPSEITTAAIATQMGLSQGALFKHFASKDAILLAVMKWVAANLMARVDTAVRSAETPLLVLEALFLAHVDFVEMHPGVPRLVFGELQRTRRSAAGRMVQTLLRAYGERVGGILAEAKARGELDPATDTKAAAVLFIGTVQGLVMQSMLSGDLTRIRTDAPRVFAIYRRGIERAR from the coding sequence ATGCGATCCTACCCGAGCTATCTCCGTAGCGCAGACCGTCAGGCGGCGACCGTCGATTCGGTCGTCGCGCTCGCCGCGACGACCAATCCCAGCGAGATCACCACCGCGGCGATTGCGACACAGATGGGACTGAGCCAAGGTGCACTCTTCAAGCACTTCGCGAGCAAGGACGCAATCCTGCTCGCCGTCATGAAGTGGGTCGCCGCGAACCTGATGGCCCGCGTCGACACGGCGGTGCGGTCGGCGGAAACGCCCCTGCTCGTGCTCGAGGCGCTCTTTCTGGCCCACGTCGACTTCGTCGAAATGCACCCGGGTGTGCCGCGCCTCGTTTTCGGTGAGCTCCAGCGGACCAGGCGGTCGGCGGCGGGTCGGATGGTGCAGACGTTGCTTCGGGCCTACGGAGAACGCGTTGGGGGAATCCTTGCCGAGGCGAAGGCGCGGGGTGAGCTGGATCCCGCGACCGACACCAAAGCCGCGGCCGTTCTCTTCATCGGCACGGTGCAGGGGCTCGTCATGCAGTCGATGCTGAGCGGAGATCTCACCCGGATCCGGACGGACGCGCCTCGCGTGTTCGCCATCTACCGTCGCGGCATCGAGCGTGCGAGATGA
- a CDS encoding ABC transporter permease, whose translation MISLAGRDILHDWGKFLLTGIGLGLLIGVTLTMAGVYRGMVDDGMVLLDNSGAELWVVQKETLGPYAEPSSLYDDIYRGVLAVPGVDQAANVTYLTMQVRSATREVRAMVVGIASGQPGTPGWPPHLVAGRQITRSHYEAVADIATGFAIGDRVGIRRHEYTVVGLTRRMVSSGGDPMVFIPLKDAQEAQFLKDNEAVLQGRRRTSENPAFNRAGVPGLLDAVITSQSRNPYVNAVLVKLAPGFAPGDVAGSIERWQHLTVYTRPEMEGILVGKLIATAARQIGMFLVILSIVSAAIVAFIIYTMTLGKIREIAVLKLIGTRNRTIAFMIMQQAVGLGLIGFVVGKVAATFWAPGFPKYVLLLPGDSLVGFGAVVLICVLASLIAIRAALRVDPAEAIGG comes from the coding sequence ATGATCAGCCTGGCCGGCCGGGACATCCTGCACGACTGGGGGAAGTTCCTCCTCACCGGGATCGGTCTTGGACTGCTGATCGGCGTGACGCTGACCATGGCCGGGGTGTATCGCGGCATGGTGGATGACGGGATGGTGCTGCTCGACAACAGCGGTGCGGAACTCTGGGTCGTCCAGAAGGAGACCCTCGGTCCGTATGCCGAACCGTCGAGCCTGTACGACGACATCTATCGCGGTGTGCTCGCCGTACCGGGCGTCGATCAGGCGGCCAACGTCACCTACCTCACGATGCAGGTGCGCAGCGCGACGCGGGAAGTGCGGGCGATGGTGGTCGGCATCGCGTCGGGCCAGCCGGGCACCCCGGGCTGGCCACCGCACCTCGTGGCCGGACGCCAGATCACGCGCAGTCACTACGAGGCGGTGGCCGACATCGCCACCGGCTTCGCGATCGGCGACCGCGTCGGGATCCGCCGCCACGAGTACACCGTGGTGGGCCTCACCCGGCGCATGGTGTCGTCGGGCGGCGATCCGATGGTCTTCATCCCGCTCAAGGATGCGCAGGAAGCCCAGTTCCTCAAGGACAACGAGGCGGTGTTGCAGGGGCGCCGCCGCACGAGCGAGAATCCGGCGTTCAATCGTGCGGGGGTCCCCGGACTGCTCGATGCCGTGATCACGTCGCAGAGCCGGAATCCGTACGTCAACGCCGTGCTGGTGAAGCTCGCGCCGGGGTTCGCGCCGGGGGACGTCGCCGGGTCGATCGAGCGGTGGCAGCACCTGACCGTCTACACGCGGCCCGAGATGGAGGGCATCCTGGTCGGCAAGCTGATCGCGACCGCCGCGCGCCAGATCGGGATGTTCCTCGTCATCCTGTCGATCGTGAGCGCGGCGATCGTCGCGTTCATCATCTATACGATGACGCTCGGCAAGATCCGCGAGATCGCGGTGCTCAAGTTGATCGGCACGAGGAACCGCACGATCGCCTTCATGATCATGCAGCAGGCGGTGGGGCTCGGCCTGATCGGATTCGTGGTGGGGAAGGTCGCGGCGACGTTCTGGGCTCCGGGATTCCCCAAGTATGTGCTGCTGCTCCCCGGCGACTCGCTCGTGGGATTCGGCGCCGTGGTCCTGATCTGCGTGCTCGCGAGCCTGATCGCCATCCGCGCGGCGCTGCGGGTCGATCCGGCCGAAGCGATCGGAGGCTGA
- a CDS encoding efflux RND transporter periplasmic adaptor subunit — translation MKPLALKGRTLTIAVVLLPLLLLFVYVAVRSGPLAPIAVTTTTVAARALTPELFGVGTVESRYTHKVGPTVAGRVRQLLVDVGDRVTAGQVMGEMDPVDLDDRVRAQEAAVNRSVALQREAEVRHAFAQAEASRYEELLAARSTSAENLAQRMQSLEVATAALSVVREDVARAAADRDMLRAQRNNLRLVSPVDGVVTAREVDPGTTVVSGQTVVEVVDPASLWVHVRFDQGATEGLRAGLPAQVVLRSRSRQTLAGSVLRVELQADAVTEEMLAKVVFAARPDPLPSIGELAEVTVSLAALPSVPVVPNAAVQRVDGETGVWRLVDGELVFTPVRLGVADLDGQVQVLSGLDVGDRIVVYSAKSLRSGSRLDIVERIPGVSP, via the coding sequence ATGAAGCCGCTTGCGCTCAAGGGTCGCACGCTGACGATCGCGGTGGTCCTCCTCCCGCTCCTGCTGCTCTTCGTTTATGTCGCGGTGAGATCCGGCCCCCTCGCCCCGATCGCCGTGACGACCACGACGGTCGCAGCCCGAGCGCTGACCCCCGAGCTCTTCGGCGTCGGGACAGTGGAATCGCGATACACGCACAAGGTCGGCCCGACCGTCGCGGGTCGCGTCAGGCAACTACTCGTCGATGTCGGCGACCGCGTCACCGCCGGACAAGTGATGGGTGAGATGGATCCGGTCGATCTCGACGACCGCGTACGCGCGCAGGAGGCCGCAGTCAATCGGAGTGTCGCGCTCCAGCGCGAGGCGGAGGTGCGGCACGCGTTCGCGCAGGCCGAGGCGAGCCGCTATGAGGAGTTGCTGGCCGCGCGCTCGACGAGCGCGGAGAATCTCGCACAGCGGATGCAGTCCCTGGAGGTCGCCACCGCCGCCTTGAGCGTCGTCCGCGAGGACGTCGCCCGAGCCGCCGCCGATCGCGACATGTTGCGAGCGCAACGGAACAACCTGCGTCTCGTGTCGCCCGTGGACGGTGTCGTGACCGCGCGGGAAGTCGATCCGGGCACGACGGTCGTGTCCGGCCAGACGGTGGTCGAGGTCGTGGATCCGGCGAGCCTGTGGGTCCACGTGCGCTTCGATCAGGGGGCGACCGAAGGACTTCGCGCCGGACTCCCGGCGCAGGTGGTGCTGCGCTCGCGGTCGCGGCAGACGCTCGCCGGGAGCGTGCTGCGCGTGGAACTGCAGGCGGACGCGGTCACCGAGGAGATGCTGGCCAAGGTGGTGTTCGCCGCCCGCCCCGACCCATTGCCGTCGATCGGTGAGCTGGCCGAGGTGACGGTGAGCCTGGCGGCGCTTCCGTCGGTGCCGGTCGTGCCCAACGCGGCGGTGCAGCGCGTGGATGGCGAGACGGGTGTCTGGCGACTCGTGGACGGGGAGCTCGTGTTCACCCCGGTGCGGCTCGGTGTCGCGGACCTCGACGGGCAGGTGCAGGTGCTCTCCGGCCTCGACGTCGGCGACCGGATCGTGGTCTACAGCGCGAAGTCGCTGCGCTCGGGAAGTCGGCTCGACATCGTCGAGCGGATCCCCGGGGTCTCCCCATGA
- a CDS encoding SEC-C metal-binding domain-containing protein: protein MVFTTVPESVTPEVVRACGQLGLVSLPVFVSIAPTAGALPNKCIVNAQAWVESHGGEVVMGWKVNHWPGVLVEFLGHALIRSESFGLRCITPDRHGATQVLFLEDARITYDHTDPLARMPGKRIPSSNHQDVATFISIEEKISAIKMKHPPTSGNIAVYGEDAIALQRLERGKQNSFRDIALRTWRKSDPCPCESGKSFQACCKRGMELSQIAGRAR, encoded by the coding sequence ATGGTCTTCACTACAGTGCCCGAGTCTGTCACTCCCGAAGTTGTTCGCGCATGCGGACAGCTTGGTCTAGTTTCGTTGCCAGTGTTCGTGTCTATTGCGCCGACCGCAGGTGCCCTCCCCAACAAGTGTATTGTAAACGCTCAAGCTTGGGTGGAATCGCATGGGGGCGAGGTGGTAATGGGCTGGAAAGTGAATCATTGGCCCGGCGTGCTCGTTGAGTTCTTAGGCCACGCCTTGATTCGCTCTGAGTCCTTCGGGCTGCGCTGCATTACGCCGGACAGGCATGGGGCAACGCAAGTGCTTTTCCTAGAGGACGCGAGGATCACATATGATCACACTGATCCACTCGCCAGGATGCCAGGCAAGCGCATTCCCTCTTCAAACCATCAAGATGTTGCAACGTTCATTTCGATTGAAGAGAAGATTTCAGCAATCAAAATGAAGCATCCACCTACGTCTGGAAACATAGCAGTGTACGGGGAGGACGCCATCGCGCTGCAGCGGCTTGAAAGGGGAAAGCAAAACAGCTTTCGCGACATTGCTCTGCGAACCTGGCGAAAATCAGATCCCTGCCCGTGTGAAAGCGGAAAGAGCTTTCAGGCCTGCTGCAAACGAGGAATGGAGCTATCGCAAATAGCAGGGCGTGCTCGCTAA
- a CDS encoding integron integrase translates to MTGARLITRVRERAAVRRYSPRTVEVYVRWIVRFVRFHGMQHPSALGDSAVSAFLTYLASERKVAASTQNQALAALAFLYAEVLGQPLGAVQGFLVAKVPHRLPNVLSRAAVRRVLVHMRGTPHLMASLLYGTGLRLNECCQLRVKDLDLDRKELRVRAGKGGRDRVTMVPESLIAPLREHLRAAKVLMARRASAGGGYVALPGAMDRKAAGASRQWGWCWVFPAAREYRDASTGERRTHHLHHTVLQRAVAEAARRAGIGQRVGCHTFRHSFATHLLEDGYDIRTVQELLGHRDVSTTMIYTHVLNRGGRGVRSPLDAP, encoded by the coding sequence ATGACCGGAGCCCGCCTCATCACACGGGTGCGCGAGCGCGCGGCCGTGCGTCGGTACAGTCCACGCACGGTGGAGGTGTATGTGCGCTGGATTGTCCGGTTCGTGCGATTCCATGGGATGCAGCATCCGTCGGCGCTGGGCGATAGTGCTGTCTCGGCATTTCTGACGTATCTGGCGAGCGAACGAAAGGTCGCGGCGTCCACGCAGAATCAGGCCTTGGCGGCATTGGCGTTCCTGTACGCCGAAGTACTGGGACAACCGCTTGGCGCGGTGCAGGGATTTCTGGTAGCCAAGGTTCCGCATCGGCTGCCCAATGTGCTGTCGCGAGCTGCCGTGCGGCGGGTGCTTGTGCACATGCGAGGCACGCCGCACCTGATGGCTTCGCTCCTATATGGCACCGGCCTGCGACTCAACGAGTGCTGTCAGCTACGAGTGAAGGACCTGGACCTCGATCGCAAGGAATTGCGCGTGCGCGCGGGCAAGGGCGGGCGGGATCGGGTGACAATGGTTCCGGAGTCATTGATTGCACCGCTACGTGAGCACCTGCGTGCCGCGAAAGTGCTGATGGCGCGCCGCGCCTCCGCTGGAGGTGGCTACGTCGCGCTGCCTGGGGCGATGGACCGCAAGGCAGCGGGCGCCAGCCGGCAATGGGGTTGGTGCTGGGTGTTTCCCGCCGCGCGCGAATATCGTGACGCGTCCACGGGAGAGCGGCGTACACATCACCTGCACCACACGGTGCTGCAGCGCGCCGTGGCGGAAGCCGCCCGCCGCGCCGGTATCGGCCAGCGAGTAGGATGTCACACCTTCCGGCATTCGTTTGCGACGCACCTGCTGGAGGACGGCTACGACATCCGTACCGTGCAGGAGCTGTTGGGGCATCGAGACGTGTCCACGACGATGATCTACACCCACGTGCTCAATCGGGGTGGCCGCGGTGTGCGGAGCCCGCTGGACGCGCCGTAG
- a CDS encoding DUF4159 domain-containing protein, giving the protein MIMRRSLKRRAALVSVLLALVAAPIAWSQRGRMFIEPNVPYDGRFTFVRLRYTQGYRMAWSADYPAMERNFMAILGDLSTLKLHRKGSNVHTLDDPELARYPVAYLTEPGYWYPTDEEAAALRQWILKGGFLIVDDFYFDRQWEVFEAGMKKVLPEGRIEQLDVSHPVFNSFFQIKTLDGMTHPATRSAKAVYLGIHENNDPRQRLQVVINFNNDIGDYMEWSGEGWYPVNLSNDAYKFATNYVVYGLTH; this is encoded by the coding sequence ATGATCATGCGCCGTTCACTCAAGCGCCGCGCCGCATTGGTATCGGTCCTGCTGGCCCTGGTGGCCGCACCCATCGCCTGGTCGCAGCGCGGGCGCATGTTCATCGAGCCCAACGTGCCCTACGACGGCCGCTTCACCTTCGTGCGCCTGCGCTACACGCAGGGCTATCGCATGGCCTGGAGCGCGGACTACCCGGCCATGGAACGCAACTTCATGGCCATCCTGGGTGACTTGTCGACCCTGAAGCTGCACCGCAAGGGCAGCAATGTGCACACACTCGACGACCCCGAACTGGCGCGCTACCCGGTCGCCTACCTCACCGAGCCGGGCTACTGGTATCCCACCGACGAAGAAGCGGCCGCACTACGCCAGTGGATTCTCAAGGGCGGATTCCTGATCGTGGATGATTTTTACTTTGACCGGCAGTGGGAGGTCTTTGAGGCAGGCATGAAGAAAGTGCTGCCTGAAGGGCGCATCGAGCAGCTCGATGTTTCCCATCCGGTGTTCAATTCGTTCTTTCAGATCAAGACGCTCGATGGCATGACCCATCCGGCCACACGGTCGGCCAAGGCCGTGTACCTGGGCATCCACGAAAACAACGATCCTCGGCAACGGCTGCAGGTGGTCATCAACTTCAACAACGACATCGGCGACTACATGGAGTGGTCCGGCGAGGGATGGTATCCCGTCAATCTCTCCAACGATGCCTACAAGTTCGCGACCAACTACGTGGTGTACGGATTGACCCATTGA
- a CDS encoding DUF3825 domain-containing protein → MIEKDQLLAELGSSYTNKVVERFHRFAFISPKVLDQLAKDALSEHWGKDHYALTKYLAVNVPWSIEQGRFTQRGEQFYVTAGHLQTRYGTPLYLVFAPALTGSKSPWRVIAAGSQISAPELPESPDIPTPPSIQAGVEIVMSHDHILDENGERVSFLRQTPPVAQICAVSGAIQWSLNRGLQLAHWYFGKMNYMVPLYLQSRENITRAPDLIAPVQVSPSNLLVRTVLLPHMPYANSRVAVKRHDQLPPWMLEAWSSFSESASAEQIEEPGTDDDEYPAT, encoded by the coding sequence ATGATCGAAAAAGACCAACTGCTCGCGGAACTAGGAAGCTCGTATACCAACAAGGTCGTTGAGCGCTTTCATCGATTTGCGTTCATCTCACCTAAGGTGCTTGACCAGCTGGCGAAGGACGCACTATCTGAGCACTGGGGCAAGGACCACTATGCGTTAACCAAGTATCTCGCGGTGAACGTACCTTGGAGCATTGAGCAGGGTCGCTTCACGCAGCGAGGAGAGCAGTTCTATGTCACCGCTGGCCACCTTCAGACTCGCTACGGGACGCCCCTCTATCTGGTTTTCGCTCCAGCACTAACGGGTTCCAAGTCCCCTTGGCGAGTCATCGCCGCGGGTTCACAGATATCAGCACCGGAGCTGCCAGAATCGCCCGATATTCCAACGCCTCCGTCCATACAAGCTGGCGTTGAGATCGTCATGAGTCACGATCACATTCTTGATGAGAATGGCGAGCGTGTCAGCTTCTTAAGGCAGACTCCACCAGTAGCGCAGATATGCGCTGTCTCTGGCGCAATTCAATGGTCGCTCAATCGTGGGCTTCAGTTGGCTCACTGGTACTTCGGGAAGATGAACTACATGGTTCCGCTCTACCTACAGAGCCGGGAGAACATTACTAGAGCGCCCGATCTCATCGCTCCAGTTCAGGTGAGCCCGAGCAATCTTCTTGTTCGCACTGTTCTCCTTCCTCACATGCCGTACGCGAACTCGCGTGTCGCGGTCAAGCGCCATGACCAGCTTCCACCTTGGATGCTCGAGGCATGGTCGTCGTTCTCCGAGAGCGCTTCTGCTGAGCAGATCGAGGAACCTGGGACGGACGACGACGAGTATCCCGCCACATAA
- a CDS encoding IS30-like element ISGau8 family transposase has translation MEVCMEPRSISPRGFTSEQRGLLWMWHREGVSRRGIAERLGKLPGSVHFIIREAGGIAPRPRVRSPHQLSLADREAIERALARGASFRLIARWLGRAPSTISREVERHGGRDVYSAVRADIAAWVDARRPKPCRLATHRPLRRLVTAKLRLQWSPRQISRWLRRTAPQTPELHVSHETIYQSLYIQSRNVLRKELTQELRRRRVVRVARTATRKRQGRGQIVDAIPISQRPPEVADRAVPGHWEGDLIAGRDNSYIATLVERTTRFVILVRVPSKETTTVIPALIRQIRRLPAHLTRSLTWDRGTELAHHRVFSVATGVQVYFCDPQSPWQRGSNENTNGLLRQYFPKGVDLSTFTQRQLDAVADRLNGRPRETLDWRTPAEMIQQVLR, from the coding sequence ATGGAGGTGTGCATGGAACCCAGGAGCATCAGTCCGCGTGGCTTCACCTCGGAGCAGCGCGGCCTTCTATGGATGTGGCATCGCGAGGGCGTCTCGCGGCGCGGGATCGCGGAACGGCTCGGCAAGCTGCCGGGCTCCGTCCACTTCATCATTCGGGAGGCGGGCGGCATCGCCCCGCGCCCGCGCGTCCGGTCGCCGCACCAGCTCTCCCTCGCAGATCGAGAGGCGATCGAGCGGGCGCTGGCGCGGGGCGCGAGCTTCCGGCTGATCGCGCGATGGCTCGGGCGCGCGCCGTCGACCATCTCGCGCGAAGTCGAGCGCCACGGCGGTCGCGACGTCTACTCTGCGGTGCGGGCCGACATCGCCGCGTGGGTCGACGCGCGGCGGCCGAAGCCCTGCCGCCTGGCGACCCATCGGCCGCTCCGGCGGCTCGTCACGGCCAAGCTGCGCCTGCAGTGGTCCCCGCGCCAGATTAGTCGGTGGCTCCGTCGCACGGCGCCGCAGACCCCGGAGCTGCATGTGTCGCACGAGACGATCTATCAGTCGCTCTACATTCAGTCGCGCAATGTCCTGCGGAAGGAGCTCACGCAGGAGCTGCGGCGCCGGCGCGTCGTCCGCGTCGCGCGGACGGCGACCCGGAAGCGCCAAGGGCGCGGCCAGATCGTGGACGCGATCCCGATCAGCCAGCGGCCGCCCGAGGTCGCCGATCGCGCCGTGCCGGGCCACTGGGAGGGCGATCTGATCGCCGGGCGGGACAACAGCTACATCGCCACGCTGGTCGAGCGCACCACTCGCTTCGTCATTCTCGTGCGCGTCCCCAGCAAGGAGACGACGACCGTGATCCCGGCGCTGATCCGGCAGATCAGGCGGCTGCCGGCGCACCTGACGCGCTCGCTGACCTGGGACCGCGGCACCGAGCTCGCGCACCACCGGGTCTTCTCCGTGGCGACCGGGGTGCAGGTCTACTTCTGCGACCCGCAGAGCCCCTGGCAGCGGGGGTCGAACGAGAACACGAACGGCCTGCTGCGGCAGTACTTCCCGAAGGGCGTGGATCTCTCCACCTTCACGCAGCGGCAGTTGGACGCCGTCGCCGACCGCCTGAACGGCCGGCCCCGCGAGACCCTCGACTGGCGGACGCCCGCCGAGATGATTCAGCAGGTGTTGCGTTGA
- a CDS encoding 1,4-dihydroxy-6-naphthoate synthase yields the protein MSTKPELTFGYSPCPNDTFAFHALTHGLIDAPFTIKPVLLDIEELNRRAHDGAFDLTKLSVGAFAAVGERYRLLRSGAALGKGVGPLVVARAPMSFEEAIAGGPMAIPGRETTAYRLLRLAAPSLTNTIELRYDQVLRAVANAEVHAGLIIHESRFTYADHGLHKVIDLGDWWEHETQLPVPLAGICARSDMDPTLANAAEQAIRASVQYAFDHPETSRDYVRAHAQEMSAEVCAQHIALYVNEHSLDIGAEGLAAIDRLVAVDRPASVA from the coding sequence GTGAGCACGAAGCCCGAGCTCACGTTCGGCTATTCGCCCTGCCCCAATGATACGTTTGCGTTTCATGCGCTGACGCATGGACTGATCGACGCGCCGTTCACCATCAAGCCGGTGCTGCTCGATATCGAGGAGCTCAATCGGCGGGCACACGATGGCGCGTTCGATCTCACCAAGCTGAGTGTGGGCGCGTTTGCCGCCGTCGGCGAACGGTATCGCCTGTTGCGTAGCGGCGCGGCGTTGGGCAAAGGAGTGGGGCCGTTGGTCGTGGCCCGTGCGCCCATGTCGTTCGAAGAGGCCATTGCCGGTGGCCCCATGGCCATTCCGGGACGCGAGACCACCGCGTATCGCCTGCTGCGTCTCGCGGCGCCGTCGCTCACCAACACCATCGAGCTGCGCTACGACCAGGTGCTGCGCGCGGTGGCCAACGCTGAAGTACATGCTGGGCTCATCATTCATGAAAGCCGCTTCACCTATGCCGATCATGGGCTGCACAAGGTGATCGACCTGGGCGACTGGTGGGAGCACGAGACACAGTTACCGGTGCCACTGGCCGGCATCTGTGCGCGGTCAGATATGGATCCGACCCTGGCCAACGCTGCCGAACAGGCCATCCGCGCCTCGGTGCAGTACGCGTTCGACCATCCCGAGACGAGCCGCGACTACGTGCGTGCGCATGCGCAGGAGATGTCGGCCGAAGTGTGTGCGCAGCACATCGCCCTGTACGTGAACGAACATTCGCTGGATATTGGCGCCGAAGGATTGGCAGCCATCGATCGTCTGGTGGCCGTGGACCGACCTGCCTCCGTCGCATAA